From Desulfuromonas soudanensis, the proteins below share one genomic window:
- the hprK gene encoding HPr(Ser) kinase/phosphatase: MSGLSIQELLGEKEAGLDLEILAGESGLGKFINSPRIQKPGLALAGYTTNLHPDRIQVLGSTELSYLAHLPPEKAEENLAQICTLDISCFIITKGQTAPESLIGHAERAGIPLLRTHHQSSTFISQITKFLEERLLPSTTVHGVLVDVLGVGVLLMGKSGIGKSECALDLVLKGHRLVADDVVKVRLKLPAVLFGEGVDLLHYHMEIRGLGIINIKHLFGVAAIRERKKIDLAVELVEWEDGRQYDRLGLEDESYTLLGIGIPLLRIPVRQGRNVTTIVEVAARNQLLKEMGYHSAIEFQDRLEKRMAETAHLHAHTIIGDNLE; this comes from the coding sequence ATGTCCGGATTAAGCATCCAGGAGCTGCTTGGAGAGAAGGAGGCCGGCCTCGATCTCGAGATCCTCGCCGGCGAATCCGGCCTCGGAAAGTTCATTAATTCTCCGCGGATCCAGAAGCCCGGGCTGGCTCTGGCCGGCTACACCACAAATCTGCACCCCGACCGCATCCAGGTTCTCGGCTCCACCGAGCTCAGCTACCTCGCCCACCTCCCGCCGGAGAAGGCCGAAGAAAATCTCGCCCAGATCTGCACCCTCGACATCTCCTGCTTCATCATCACCAAAGGCCAGACGGCACCGGAGAGTCTCATCGGCCATGCCGAACGGGCCGGGATTCCCCTGCTGCGCACCCATCACCAGAGCTCCACTTTCATCTCCCAGATCACCAAATTTCTCGAGGAGCGGCTTCTGCCGTCGACCACCGTCCACGGCGTTCTCGTCGACGTCCTCGGGGTCGGGGTTCTGCTGATGGGGAAAAGCGGCATCGGCAAGAGCGAGTGCGCCCTCGATCTCGTTCTCAAGGGACACCGTCTGGTGGCCGACGACGTGGTCAAGGTGCGCCTCAAACTTCCGGCGGTCCTTTTCGGCGAGGGGGTCGATCTGCTGCACTACCACATGGAGATCCGCGGCCTGGGGATCATCAATATCAAGCATCTTTTCGGCGTCGCGGCGATCCGCGAACGCAAGAAGATCGACCTGGCCGTGGAGCTGGTGGAATGGGAGGACGGGCGCCAGTACGACCGCCTCGGCCTCGAGGATGAAAGTTACACCCTCCTCGGCATCGGCATCCCCCTGCTGCGCATCCCGGTGCGCCAGGGGCGCAACGTCACCACCATCGTCGAGGTGGCCGCCCGCAACCAGCTCCTCAAGGAGATGGGATACCACAGCGCCATCGAATTCCAGGACCGGCTCGAAAAACGGATGGCCGAGACGGCTCACCTCCACGCCCACACCATCATCGGGGACAATCTCGAATGA
- the rapZ gene encoding RNase adapter RapZ, whose translation MSRKRVVVITGLSGSGKSSAARALEDEGFFVVDNLPLALLPELLDLVNQGVRFTSEVAVVIDVRNRDFLAGFEATLQQVVAGGHTLEIYFFDASDEVLIRRYSETRRRHPLGTKDGVTGAIIQERQLLTRLRDLATEMIDTSLLTPHQLRARVVQIVHGQGGGLPLAVQLQSFGFRYGIPAASDMVMDVRFLPNPHFVPELQPLSGLDAPVSDFVLSQEGSQEFLRHFKGFLTFLLPQYQAEGKSYLTISIGCTGGRHRSVAIVEELKRWLAADNVTLQVSHRDIAKR comes from the coding sequence ATGAGTCGCAAGCGGGTCGTCGTCATCACGGGACTTTCGGGCTCGGGAAAGAGTTCCGCCGCCCGCGCCCTGGAGGACGAGGGGTTCTTCGTCGTCGACAACCTCCCCCTGGCGCTCCTCCCGGAATTGCTCGACCTGGTAAACCAGGGGGTGCGCTTCACCAGCGAGGTCGCCGTCGTGATCGACGTGCGCAACCGCGATTTTCTCGCCGGCTTCGAGGCCACTCTTCAGCAGGTCGTGGCCGGGGGACATACCCTGGAGATCTATTTCTTCGACGCCTCCGACGAGGTGCTGATCCGGCGCTATTCGGAAACACGCCGTCGCCACCCCCTAGGGACCAAAGACGGCGTCACCGGCGCGATCATTCAAGAGCGTCAACTGCTGACACGGCTGCGCGACCTGGCGACCGAGATGATCGACACCTCCCTGCTGACCCCCCACCAGCTGCGGGCAAGGGTTGTGCAGATCGTCCATGGCCAGGGTGGAGGGCTCCCTCTGGCGGTGCAGCTGCAGTCCTTCGGTTTCCGCTACGGCATTCCGGCGGCCTCCGACATGGTAATGGACGTGCGGTTTCTCCCCAACCCTCATTTCGTTCCGGAGCTCCAGCCCCTCTCCGGGCTCGACGCCCCGGTGAGCGACTTCGTCCTTTCCCAGGAGGGGAGCCAGGAATTTCTTCGTCACTTCAAGGGCTTTCTGACCTTCCTCCTTCCCCAATACCAGGCCGAGGGGAAGAGCTACCTGACCATTTCCATCGGCTGTACCGGCGGCCGCCACCGCAGCGTCGCCATAGTCGAGGAACTCAAGCGCTGGCTCGCCGCCGACAACGTCACTCTCCAGGTCAGTCACCGGGATATCGCCAAGAGGTAA
- a CDS encoding PTS sugar transporter subunit IIA: MIGLIIATHSRLAEDFLHAAEMIIGPVKNALAVAIDREMSVESIRTGLSTAIDAVGVDGEGVLVMTDMFGGTPANIAISFLDPGRLEVLTGVNLPMVLKFFNSQGGLSLVELAALLKAYGQQNITLASDFLQR; encoded by the coding sequence ATGATCGGACTGATTATCGCCACCCATTCGCGGCTGGCTGAAGATTTTTTGCATGCCGCCGAGATGATCATCGGCCCGGTGAAAAACGCCCTGGCCGTCGCCATCGATCGGGAAATGAGCGTCGAGTCGATCCGGACAGGGCTGTCAACGGCCATCGACGCGGTCGGCGTCGACGGCGAAGGGGTGCTGGTGATGACCGACATGTTCGGCGGCACCCCGGCCAATATCGCCATCTCCTTTCTCGATCCGGGACGACTCGAGGTCCTGACGGGGGTCAACCTGCCGATGGTCCTCAAGTTTTTCAACAGTCAGGGGGGGCTTTCCCTCGTCGAGCTGGCGGCTCTGCTCAAGGCCTACGGGCAGCAGAACATCACCCTCGCCAGCGATTTTCTGCAGCGATGA
- a CDS encoding PTS system mannose/fructose/N-acetylgalactosamine-transporter subunit IIB, translating into MTLLLTRIDNRLIHGQVLEAWVPYINANCIVVASDEVARASFQRTLMEAAVPRGIRLAIGTLEEAAQLLSGTELADRRVLLLLANSADALALYRLGVHFPELNLGNMHGGDGKQRLCCTIALDPDDVENLQTLEDAGVRITSQCIPSDRGQGWQKLIRNLKE; encoded by the coding sequence ATGACTCTCCTGCTGACGCGCATCGATAACCGGCTGATTCACGGCCAGGTCCTCGAGGCCTGGGTGCCGTACATCAACGCCAACTGCATCGTCGTCGCCAGCGACGAAGTGGCCCGGGCCTCCTTCCAGAGGACGCTGATGGAAGCGGCGGTTCCCCGGGGGATCCGCCTCGCCATCGGCACCCTCGAGGAAGCGGCACAGCTCCTCTCTGGAACCGAACTCGCCGACCGCCGCGTACTGCTGCTGCTGGCCAATTCCGCCGATGCCCTGGCTCTCTACCGGCTCGGCGTTCATTTCCCCGAGTTGAATCTCGGCAATATGCACGGCGGCGACGGTAAGCAGCGTCTGTGCTGCACCATTGCCCTCGATCCCGACGATGTCGAAAACCTGCAGACCCTCGAGGATGCCGGAGTGCGCATCACGTCCCAGTGCATTCCCTCCGATCGCGGGCAGGGATGGCAGAAGCTGATCCGGAACCTGAAAGAATAG
- a CDS encoding PTS sugar transporter subunit IIC: MSWTDYLIGALIAVVAGLDRTAVFQFMVSRPIVAAPLTGWLLGDAAAGLQVGALVELLWLGRLPVGAAIPPDDTQVAVGATVLTIFFAGLTPFSALPAPLICTLVAMPLGKAGQFFDRAARHWNGRLLHRAQQALAAGNLGEVERSHLRGIGHFALAAFVTYLVIVGGGFLLLPLLAPYFGSPVAEASTWLKLAFPLVGTAVILGTINVSRSLTLFGASFGSALLLLWLV, from the coding sequence ATGTCCTGGACCGACTACCTTATCGGCGCCCTGATCGCCGTCGTCGCCGGACTCGATCGCACCGCCGTCTTCCAGTTCATGGTGTCGCGGCCGATCGTCGCCGCACCCCTGACGGGGTGGCTCCTCGGAGATGCCGCGGCCGGGCTGCAGGTCGGAGCGCTGGTCGAACTGTTGTGGCTGGGGCGCCTGCCGGTCGGCGCGGCCATTCCCCCGGACGACACCCAGGTCGCCGTCGGCGCCACAGTTTTGACGATCTTTTTTGCCGGCCTCACCCCCTTTTCCGCCCTGCCGGCGCCGCTGATCTGCACCCTGGTCGCCATGCCCCTGGGGAAGGCCGGCCAGTTCTTCGATCGCGCGGCGCGCCACTGGAACGGGCGCCTGCTTCACCGGGCCCAGCAGGCCCTGGCCGCCGGAAACCTCGGGGAAGTGGAGCGCTCTCACCTGCGGGGGATAGGTCATTTTGCCCTGGCGGCGTTTGTCACCTACCTGGTGATTGTCGGCGGCGGATTCCTGTTGCTGCCGTTGCTCGCCCCATATTTCGGCAGTCCGGTGGCTGAGGCCTCCACCTGGCTGAAGCTGGCCTTTCCCCTGGTCGGCACCGCTGTCATCCTCGGCACCATCAATGTCAGCCGCTCCCTGACCCTCTTCGGGGCCTCCTTCGGCAGCGCCCTTCTTCTCCTCTGGCTGGTGTAA
- a CDS encoding PTS system mannose/fructose/sorbose family transporter subunit IID yields MSRWVLLRVWLRLFLLQASWNFERLQSLGALYVLAPALRILYREEDLAEAYRRHLEYFNTHPFMASPVLGAAIALEEERCRGAEGALGVEEFKGMIMAPYAAMGDGFFWGGLRPLAAAVALFFAAKGSLWAPLVFLTLFNVPHLWIRTFGLWRGYTLGLKVVETLHRHRLPDLAIRLKEGTLVLLGGLCAYLTYRALQGEGESSIWGLSVIPLVALLGWLARRGVSTLMLTMTLAALVLAFLQFG; encoded by the coding sequence GTGTCGCGTTGGGTCCTGCTGCGGGTCTGGCTGCGTCTCTTCCTGCTGCAGGCCAGTTGGAACTTCGAACGTCTGCAGAGCCTTGGCGCTCTCTATGTTCTGGCTCCGGCGTTGCGCATTCTCTACCGGGAGGAGGATCTGGCCGAGGCGTACCGTCGTCACCTGGAATACTTCAACACCCACCCCTTCATGGCTTCACCGGTCCTCGGGGCCGCCATCGCCCTGGAAGAGGAGCGTTGCCGCGGCGCCGAAGGGGCCCTCGGCGTCGAGGAATTCAAGGGGATGATCATGGCCCCCTACGCGGCGATGGGAGACGGCTTCTTCTGGGGCGGTTTGCGCCCTCTGGCGGCCGCCGTCGCCCTCTTTTTCGCCGCCAAGGGTTCGTTGTGGGCCCCCCTGGTTTTTCTGACCCTGTTCAATGTTCCTCACCTCTGGATCCGCACATTCGGGCTGTGGCGAGGTTACACCCTGGGGCTGAAGGTGGTGGAAACCCTGCATCGCCATCGTCTCCCCGATCTGGCCATTCGCCTCAAGGAAGGGACCCTGGTGCTCCTCGGCGGCCTCTGCGCCTACCTGACCTACAGGGCTCTGCAAGGGGAAGGGGAATCGAGCATCTGGGGGCTCTCGGTCATTCCTCTGGTGGCGCTCCTCGGCTGGCTGGCCCGCAGGGGGGTCTCCACCCTGATGCTCACAATGACACTGGCGGCCCTGGTGCTGGCTTTTCTCCAATTCGGCTGA
- a CDS encoding HPr family phosphocarrier protein codes for MEKREFIIVNRLGLHARAAAQLVQTANRFRSEVLVEKEGLEVNGKSIMGILMLAAPQGSKISVGVDGEDAQLAMDAIGKLINDGFGEN; via the coding sequence ATGGAAAAAAGGGAATTCATTATCGTCAACCGTCTCGGTCTCCACGCCCGTGCCGCGGCGCAGCTGGTCCAGACCGCCAATCGCTTCCGTTCCGAGGTGCTGGTGGAAAAGGAGGGGCTGGAGGTCAACGGCAAGAGCATCATGGGGATCCTGATGCTGGCGGCGCCCCAGGGATCGAAGATCTCCGTCGGTGTCGACGGCGAGGATGCGCAACTGGCGATGGATGCCATCGGAAAACTCATCAATGACGGTTTCGGTGAAAACTGA
- the ptsP gene encoding phosphoenolpyruvate--protein phosphotransferase: MTVSVKTDIPPDTLLIGIGASPGIAIGATHLLNRVRVVAVERSISSEEVAAEVDAFWKAVALSRQQLEEVKAGVTDQHLVEHLYIIDTHLLILGDAMLTSDTVALIEKEQINAEGALKRTLRKFREIFDSIEDEYLRERRSDIDSVGDRLLRNLVGVTQQSVTEIGKKAIIVAHDLSPADTMQMDKSKIIGFVTDVGGRTSHTAILARSMGIPAVLGLETATGLIAAGTPTIIDGTSGTVILNPSAETFREYLKKKQAYEYHERELLAYRELSAETLDGFRLALRGNVELADEVPLAISQGAEGIGLYRSEFLYMNRPLPPSEEEQLQAYRDILAKMAPHPVTIRTLDVGGDKFVPEINLADEANPAMGLRAVRFSLKERRLFKIQLRAILRASAHGRVRVMFPMISGVAEIRACKVLLEEAKAELVAEEIPFNAAISVGIMIETPSAALIAGLLAREVDFFSVGTNDLIQYCLAVDRGNEHVAYLYEPLHPAILRALKMICDAGREAGIEVGMCGEMAADPLYSLVLLGLGFDELSMNAPGIPRVKRILRQLRRSEGVAILDEIFGFATAREVAEYLEIEMARRFPEYFAGPIP, translated from the coding sequence ATGACGGTTTCGGTGAAAACTGACATCCCTCCCGATACTCTGCTGATCGGCATCGGCGCTTCTCCCGGCATTGCCATCGGCGCCACCCACCTGCTCAACCGGGTCAGGGTGGTGGCCGTGGAGCGTTCGATTTCCTCCGAGGAGGTTGCCGCTGAGGTGGACGCCTTCTGGAAGGCCGTCGCTCTTTCCCGGCAGCAGCTCGAAGAAGTCAAGGCCGGCGTCACCGACCAGCACCTCGTCGAGCACCTCTATATCATCGATACCCACCTGCTGATCCTCGGCGACGCGATGCTCACCTCCGACACCGTCGCCCTCATCGAGAAGGAGCAGATCAACGCCGAAGGGGCCCTCAAACGGACCCTGCGCAAGTTCCGCGAGATTTTCGACAGCATCGAGGATGAATATCTGCGCGAGCGCCGATCCGACATCGACTCGGTCGGCGACCGGCTGCTGCGCAACCTGGTTGGGGTCACCCAGCAGTCGGTGACCGAGATCGGCAAGAAGGCCATCATCGTCGCCCATGATCTTTCTCCTGCCGACACCATGCAGATGGACAAGTCGAAGATCATCGGCTTCGTCACCGACGTCGGCGGCCGCACCTCCCATACGGCGATCCTCGCCCGCTCCATGGGGATCCCCGCCGTTCTCGGCCTCGAAACGGCCACCGGCCTCATCGCCGCCGGCACCCCGACGATCATCGACGGCACCAGCGGAACGGTGATCCTCAACCCCTCGGCCGAGACCTTCCGCGAGTATCTGAAAAAGAAGCAGGCCTACGAGTACCACGAACGGGAGCTGCTGGCCTACCGGGAGCTGAGCGCCGAAACCCTCGACGGTTTCCGCCTGGCGCTGCGCGGCAACGTCGAGCTCGCCGACGAGGTCCCTCTGGCCATCAGCCAGGGAGCCGAGGGGATCGGCCTGTACCGCTCCGAATTCCTTTACATGAACCGTCCCCTCCCTCCGTCCGAGGAGGAGCAGCTGCAGGCCTACAGGGACATTCTCGCCAAGATGGCTCCCCATCCGGTGACTATCCGTACCCTCGATGTCGGCGGGGACAAGTTCGTCCCCGAGATCAATCTGGCCGACGAGGCCAACCCGGCCATGGGGCTGCGGGCGGTGCGCTTCTCTCTCAAGGAGCGGCGGCTGTTCAAGATTCAGCTTCGCGCCATCCTGCGCGCTTCGGCCCATGGCCGGGTGAGGGTGATGTTTCCCATGATCTCCGGGGTGGCCGAGATCCGGGCCTGCAAGGTCCTCCTCGAGGAGGCCAAGGCCGAGCTCGTCGCCGAAGAGATCCCCTTCAACGCCGCCATTTCCGTCGGCATCATGATCGAAACCCCTTCGGCGGCGCTGATCGCCGGCCTCCTCGCCCGGGAGGTCGACTTTTTTTCCGTCGGCACCAACGATCTGATTCAGTACTGCCTCGCCGTCGACCGCGGCAACGAGCACGTCGCCTATCTTTACGAACCCCTGCATCCGGCGATTTTGAGGGCCCTGAAGATGATCTGCGACGCCGGCCGGGAGGCCGGGATCGAGGTCGGAATGTGCGGCGAAATGGCCGCCGACCCGCTCTACAGCCTGGTTCTCCTCGGCCTCGGCTTCGACGAGCTGTCGATGAACGCCCCGGGAATCCCCCGGGTCAAGCGGATTCTCCGTCAGCTGCGCCGCTCGGAGGGGGTCGCCATCCTCGATGAGATCTTCGGCTTTGCCACCGCCCGGGAGGTGGCCGAGTATCTTGAAATCGAGATGGCGCGCCGTTTTCCCGAATATTTTGCCGGACCGATCCCCTAA
- the metK gene encoding methionine adenosyltransferase produces the protein MAMTDFLFTSESVSEGHPDKVADQISDAILDAILTQDPKSRVACETLVTTGMAMIAGEITTNARIDYPDIVRQTIREIGYGDSAMGFDWETCAVLTSIDRQSPDISQGVSEGEGMFKEQGAGDQGLMFGYACDETPELMPMPIMFAHKLTKRLADVRKSGLLSFLRPDSKSQVSIQYINDKPIRVDSVVVSSQHTPEVTYETLKEGILEEVIRKIIPAELLDEKTKYFINPTGRFVVGGPMGDCGLTGRKIIVDTYGGQGSHGGGAFSGKDPSKVDRSASYMARYVAKNIVAAGLATKCEVQLAYAIGVAEPVSVMINTFGTGKIPSNDIARIAQEEFDMRPAAIIKTLDLLRPIYRQTAAYGHFGRELPDFTWERKDRVESLRKRAGL, from the coding sequence ATGGCCATGACCGATTTTCTTTTCACTTCCGAATCCGTGAGCGAGGGGCATCCCGACAAGGTTGCCGACCAGATCTCCGATGCGATCCTTGACGCCATCCTGACCCAGGATCCCAAATCCCGCGTCGCCTGCGAGACTCTGGTGACGACCGGCATGGCAATGATCGCCGGTGAAATCACCACCAACGCCCGCATCGACTATCCCGACATCGTCCGCCAGACCATCAGGGAAATCGGCTACGGCGATTCGGCCATGGGCTTCGACTGGGAAACCTGCGCGGTTCTCACCTCCATCGACCGCCAGTCTCCCGACATCTCCCAGGGCGTCAGCGAAGGGGAGGGGATGTTCAAGGAGCAGGGGGCCGGCGACCAGGGCCTGATGTTCGGTTACGCCTGCGACGAGACCCCCGAGCTGATGCCGATGCCGATCATGTTCGCCCACAAACTCACCAAGCGCCTCGCCGACGTGCGCAAGAGCGGGCTCCTCTCCTTCTTGCGTCCCGACAGCAAGTCGCAGGTTTCCATCCAGTACATCAACGACAAGCCGATCCGCGTCGATTCGGTGGTCGTCTCCTCGCAGCACACCCCCGAGGTGACCTACGAGACCCTCAAGGAAGGGATCCTCGAAGAAGTCATCAGGAAGATCATTCCCGCCGAACTCCTCGACGAGAAGACCAAGTACTTCATCAACCCCACCGGCCGCTTCGTGGTCGGCGGCCCCATGGGAGACTGCGGTCTGACCGGGCGCAAGATCATCGTCGACACCTACGGCGGACAGGGATCCCACGGCGGCGGCGCCTTCTCCGGCAAGGACCCGTCCAAGGTCGACCGCAGCGCCTCCTACATGGCCCGCTACGTCGCCAAGAACATCGTCGCCGCCGGCCTCGCCACCAAATGCGAGGTGCAGCTGGCCTACGCCATCGGCGTCGCCGAGCCGGTCTCGGTGATGATCAACACCTTCGGCACCGGCAAGATTCCTTCCAACGACATCGCCCGCATCGCCCAGGAGGAGTTCGACATGCGCCCCGCGGCGATCATCAAGACCCTCGACCTGCTGCGGCCGATCTATCGTCAGACCGCCGCCTACGGGCATTTCGGCCGCGAACTCCCCGACTTCACCTGGGAGCGCAAGGACCGTGTCGAGTCGCTGCGCAAGCGCGCCGGGCTCTGA
- a CDS encoding TIGR04283 family arsenosugar biosynthesis glycosyltransferase, protein MPEANASLQLSIIIPLLNEAESLPALLDDLGRQEGIPFEVILVDGGSVDGTADRAAKLSAESPFPCRVLQSAKGRGRQLNAGAAAARGDLFLFLHADSTFADPQALQQGVAALAAAREARGHTRVAGHFALRFARSSDEPSFAYAFYQAKARLDRPECTHGDQGFLLHRDFFAAVGPFDETLPLLEDTRLAESIRREGEWLLLPAEIATSARRFESEGLYERQALNAVIMNFAALKWQPFFDNAPGIYRSQNRTAPLRLSPFLRMFQALTLRMPWRQRLCLWYDTGTYVAPHIWQLAFVWDLRRAWRRGLPLEGCPTPILDACDRWSPLLTRYPHGRLAAALLVWFWYRFTLVAEARRICCRDIPLC, encoded by the coding sequence ATGCCCGAAGCAAACGCCTCCCTGCAGCTCTCCATCATCATCCCTCTCCTCAACGAGGCCGAGTCCCTGCCGGCCCTGCTGGACGACCTCGGCCGCCAGGAGGGGATCCCCTTCGAGGTGATCCTCGTCGACGGCGGCTCCGTCGACGGCACGGCCGACCGGGCAGCGAAGCTCTCCGCCGAATCCCCCTTCCCCTGCCGGGTGCTGCAGAGCGCCAAAGGGCGCGGCCGCCAGCTCAACGCCGGAGCCGCAGCCGCCCGCGGCGATCTCTTCCTCTTCCTCCACGCCGACAGCACCTTTGCCGACCCGCAGGCCCTGCAGCAGGGTGTGGCGGCCCTGGCCGCGGCCCGGGAAGCCCGCGGCCACACCCGGGTCGCCGGGCACTTTGCCCTGCGCTTTGCCCGCAGCAGCGACGAGCCTTCCTTTGCCTACGCCTTTTACCAGGCCAAGGCCCGTCTCGACCGCCCCGAATGCACCCACGGCGATCAGGGATTTCTCCTCCACCGCGACTTTTTCGCCGCAGTCGGCCCCTTCGACGAGACCCTCCCCCTTCTCGAGGACACCCGTCTCGCCGAAAGCATCCGCCGGGAGGGGGAGTGGCTGCTGCTGCCGGCGGAGATCGCCACCTCGGCGCGGCGCTTCGAGAGCGAAGGGCTCTACGAACGCCAGGCCCTCAACGCCGTCATCATGAATTTTGCCGCCCTGAAGTGGCAGCCGTTTTTCGACAACGCCCCCGGAATCTACCGCAGTCAGAACCGCACCGCTCCCCTGCGCCTCTCCCCCTTCCTGCGCATGTTCCAGGCGCTGACCCTGCGGATGCCGTGGCGGCAGCGCCTGTGCCTCTGGTACGACACCGGCACCTACGTCGCCCCTCACATCTGGCAGCTCGCCTTCGTCTGGGACCTCCGGCGCGCCTGGCGGCGCGGCCTCCCCCTTGAGGGGTGCCCGACGCCGATCCTCGATGCCTGCGACCGCTGGTCGCCGCTTTTGACCCGATACCCGCATGGGCGATTGGCCGCCGCGCTGCTGGTCTGGTTCTGGTACCGGTTCACCCTCGTCGCCGAGGCCCGGCGAATCTGTTGTCGTGACATCCCCCTGTGCTAA